In one Colletotrichum destructivum chromosome 2, complete sequence genomic region, the following are encoded:
- a CDS encoding Putative zn(2)Cys(6) fungal-type DNA-binding domain-containing protein yields the protein MAPEGQGPRNTTETETEADAASSAARGRRANNACTRCRERKVKCSGSFPCANCLRKSVECVFDKEDRKVVVSERFLNDLKRKSGYGLDREHAAPTPKRTRYRPSASPGDHCDHDGTVDAHESSTAAPVDGEHQGTVDDGGTTVVGGEVDNEEPRGLLSTMRNPLASGPSKFVTDASGRRREFSTARRRAISGCILTVTCVC from the exons ATGGCCCCCGAAGGCCAAGGTCCCAGAAACACGACAGAGACCGAAACCGAAGCTGACGCAGCGAGCTCCGCAGCGCGTGGCAGGCGGGCGAACAACGC GTGTACGCGATGCCGTGAGCGCAAGGTCAAGTGCTCGGGCTCGTTTCCGTGCGCCAACTGCCTGCGCAAGTCGGTCGAGTGTGTGTTCGACAAGGAGGATCGGAAAGTCGTGGTGTCTGAAAG GTTTCTCAATGACTTGAAGCGTAAATCCGGTTACGGACTTGACCGAGAACatgcggcgccgacgccgaagcgGACACGATACCGCCCATCAGCCTCGCCAGGCGACCACTGTGACCATGATGGGACTG TTGATGCTCACGAGTCATCGACAGCAGCCCCGGTCGATGGTGAGCACCAGGGTAcggtcgatgacggcggcacgaccgtcgttggcggcgaagtCGACAATGAAGAACCTCGCGGTCTCTTGTCAACCATGAGGAACCCCCTGGCAAGCGGCCCTTCAAAGTTCGTCACCGACGCATCGGGACGACGGCGTGAGTTTTCGACAGCCAGACGCCGTGCAATTTCTGGTTGCATTCTTACCGTTACCTGTGTGTGCTAG
- a CDS encoding uncharacterized protein (Putative transcription factor domain, fungi) yields the protein MIQGHLGQHESPEIPLNVDAQAFRLDWPSSRNVASQTTTPTADLPSLDYALYLTNTVKFHLGQTYHLFDEEGFMAGLYDFYRRGPSTEPPADARLWYIQFLLIMAFGKALLVPGNPAQTPPGSGLVTRALELLPDVHGLYRDPVLSVEILCCLALYLQSVDHRNSAYTYIGQAFRIALTQGLHREPLQGLLNDAEANRLRCIWWTLYILDRKLSSLMGAPNSIQDSDITVQLPRSDPAVHKHKALGIHVVLSQLLAKVLNTVYGVDGKLDPSFLKSVQEVLRDMAALAPQLTAGFEFKLNSSEPASRVAATLNLCYHQCVVLATRPLLMCLLQDVLAQHGSTNRGLARPIKALLTTSSESASKSLRILSALQSQHLLVSSTDVAQPESFLPFDLEQTFSAAFVLTLMTAVPGLPTRNGEYVQTAFGILDTMMARGNVVARYRREELEKLQEMLRLAQARLFQAAAAASGDVMNSTDNLGLDTQSANVLQTNHVCQDVPGEGGPATGSTANGLASEQMLSIAGLLDWEPNVAALEDDQLAGNWLWTDPIAPDFDFGGELL from the exons ATGATCCAGGGCCACCTTGGCCAGCACGAGTCGCCCGAGATACCTCTCAACGTCGATGCCCAGGCGTTCAGGTTGGACTGGCCGTCGTCCCGGAATGTGGCGTCCCaaacgacgacgccgacggccgacCTTCCCTCGCTCGACTACGCCCTGTACCTGACGAACACGGTCAAGTTCCACCTAGGACAGACGTATCACCTGTTCGACGAAGAAGGGTTCATGGCCGGACTGTACGACTTCTATCGGCGAGGCCCGAGTACGGAACCGCCAGCGGATGCGCGGCTGTGGTACATACAGTTTCTGCTCATCATGGCCTTCGGAAAGGCCCTCCTGGTCCCCGGCAACCCGGCGCAGACTCCGCCTGGAAGCGGTCTGGTGACCCGGGCCCTGGAGCTTCTTCCCGACGTACATGGTCTGTACCGGGACCCTGTCTTGTCGGTTGAGATCTTGTGCTGTCTTGCCTTGTATCTCCAGTCGGTCGACCACAGGAACAGCGCATACACCTAC ATCGGCCAGGCGTTCCGGATAGCCCTCACTCAGGGTTTGCACCGGGAGCCTTTGCAGGGCCTGCTCAACGACGCCGAAGCGAACAGGCTCCGGTGCATCTGGTGGACTCTCTATATACTGGACCGGAAGCTGTCGTCCCTGATGGGTGCGCCTAACTCGATCCAGGACAGCGACATCACCGTCCAACTGCCGAGGTCGGACCCGGCAGTTCACAAGCACAAGGCCCTTGGCATTCACGTGGTTCTCTCACAGCTGCTCGCCAAGGTCTTGAACA CCGTctacggcgtcgacgggaAGCTGGACCCCTCGTTCCTCAAGAGTGTCCAGGAGGTCCTGAGAGACATGGCAGCGCTCGCGCCGCAGCTCACGGCCGGGTTCGAATTCAAGCTCAACAGCTCGGAACCTGCATCGAGAGTGGCTGCGACTCTGAACCTTTGCTACCATCAG TgtgtcgtcctcgccacgCGCCCGCTTCTCATGTGTCTGTTGCAGGATGTCCTCGCACAACACGGAAGCACAAACCGAGGCCTCGCCAGACCGATCAAGGctttgctgacgacctcgtcagAGTCGGCGAGCAAGTCGCTCCGCATCCTGTCAGCGCTGCAGTCGCAGCATCTCTTGG TATCATCAACTGACGTCGCTCAACCAGAATCATTCCTCCCCTTCGACCTGGAGCAgaccttctcggccgccttcgtcctcaccttgatgacggcggtgCCCGGTCTCCCGACGCGAAACGGCGAATATGTGCAGACGGCTTTCGGCATCCTGGACACCATGATGGCGCGGGGCAATGTGGTGGCGCGCTATCGAAGAGAAGAACTGGAGAAGCTGCAAGAAATGCTGCGTCTCGCGCAGGCCCGGCTCTTCCaagcagcggcggcggctagTGGAGACGTCATGAACAGCaccgacaacctcggcctcgataCGCAGTCCGCCAACGTATTACAGACGAACCACGTATGCCAAGACGTGCCAGGTGAGGGCGGTCCCGCCACCGGCAGCACAGCCAACGGCCTGGCGTCGGAGCAGATGCTGTCGATCGCCGGGCTGCTCGACTGGGAGCCCAACGTGGCGGCCCTCGAAGACGATCAGCTCGCGGGAAACTGGCTTTGGACTGACCCGATCGCGCCCGACTTTGACTttggcggcgagctgctgtGA
- a CDS encoding Putative amino acid permease, which yields MSAMDHEKMGPSGLDDISHQQSAKFGQVEDPNVEPGHELHRRLETRHVTMIALGGALGTGLLIGTGSALVKAGPAGILIDYSIVGCIVFLVMAALGEIISYMPLSHGFGGYATRFVDPALGFATGYVYFFKYLLATPNQLSAFALIMKFWVGDRVNPAVFISIALVLIVAINSISVKAFGEFEFWLSSLKVIIMVGVILLLFILAVGGGPTGDRPGFRYWSDPGAFAEYKVEGAQGRLLGVWSAMVAAVYAFSGTELVGVTVGEAKNPRLSMPKAVRLTFMRIVFFYVISVFLLGMVVPYNSPELVFAAKAKTSAAASPFVVAITIAKIKGLDHVINACLVIFVFSAANSDIYISSRTLYGIAVDGKAPRIFTRTTKSGVPYMALGLCGIFCSLAYMSVSTGAATVFGYLTNMVTVFGLLTWISILISHIFFCRARDVQSIDPAYIPYRAPLGIWGSYAALGFLIILTLTKGIEVFVGTFDYKNFIVQYIGIPVYLICIFGFKILKRTSRVHSATADLLTGVPLETVAEERAAFEAERREKEEASGNKGLLARVYRKGFAWLF from the exons ATGTCAGCCATGGACCATGAGAAGATGGGGCCTTCGGGTCTGGACGACATCTCGCACCAGCAGAGCGCCAAGttcggccaggtcgaggaCCCCAACGTCGAGCCGGGCCACGAGCTTCACAGGCGGCTCGAGACGCGCCATGTCACCATGAtcgcccttggcggcgcccTGGGCACGGGTTTGCTGATCGGAAC CGGTTCCGCCCTCGTCAAGGCTGGCCCGGCCGGCATCCTTATCGACTACTCCATCGTCGGCTgcatcgtcttcctcgtcatggccgccctcggcgagatCATCTCCTACATGCCTCTGTCCCACGGCTTCGGCGGCTACGCGACGCGCTTCGTCGACCCGGCCCTGGGCTTCGCCACGGGCTACGTCTACTTCTTCAAGTACCTCCTCGCCACGCCCAACCAGCTCTCGGCCTTCGCCCTCATCATGAAGTTCTGGGTCGGAGACCGCGTCAACCCGGCCGTCTTCatctccatcgccctcgtcctcatcgtcgccatcaacaGCATCAGCGTTAAGGCCTTTGGCGAGTTCGAGTTCTGGCTGTCCTCCCTCAAGGTCATCATCATGGTCGGCGTCATCCTGCTgctcttcatcctcgccgtcggcggcggtcccACCGGCGACCGCCCGGGCTTCCGCTACTGGTCCGACCCgggcgccttcgccgagtACAAGGTCGAGGGGGCCCAGGGCCGTCTGCTCGGCGTCTGGAGCGccatggtcgccgccgtctacGCCTTCTCCGGCACCGAGCTCGTCGGTGTcaccgtcggcgaggccaagaacCCGCGCCTCAGCATGCCCAAGGCCGTCCGCCTGACCTTCATGcgcatcgtcttcttctacGTCATCTCCGTCTTCCTGCTCGGCATGGTCGTCCCCTACAACAGCCCcgagctcgtcttcgccgccaaggccaagacgagcgccgccgcctcgccctttgtcgtcgccatcaccatcgccaagaTCAAGGGCCTCGACCACGTCATCAACGCCTgcctcgtcatcttcgtcttctccgccgccaactCGGACATCTACATCTCCTCCCGTACCCTGTACGGCATTGCTGTTGACGGCAAGGCCCCCCGCATCTTCACGCGCACCACAAAGTCCGGCGTGCCCTACATGGCCCTCGGCCTGTGCGGTATCTTCTGCAGCTTGGCCTACATGTCCGTCAGCACCGGCGCTGCGACCGTGTTTGGCTATCTGACCAACATGGTCACCGTCTTTG GCCTGTTGACTTGGATCTCCATCCTCATCTCCCACATCTTCTTCTGCCGTGCCCGCGACGTGCAGAGCATCGACCCGGCGTACATCCCCTACCGCGCCCCCTTAGGCATCTGGGGCTCctacgccgccctcggcttcctcaTCATCCTGACCCTGACCAAGGGCATCGAGGTCTTCGTCGGCACCTTTGACTACAAGAACTTCATCGTGCAGTACATCGGCATCCCCGTCTACCTCATCTGCATCTTCGGCTTCAAGATCCTCAAGAGGACGAGCCGCGTCCACTCGGCAACGGCCGACCTGCTGACGGGCGTGCCGCTCGAGacggtggccgaggagaggGCCGCattcgaggccgagaggagggagaaggaggaggcctCCGGCAACAAGGGCTTGCTGGCCAGAGTCTACCGCAAGGGATTCGCCTGGCTGTTCTGA
- a CDS encoding Putative GroES-like superfamily, alcohol dehydrogenase-like, NAD(P)-binding domain superfamily, which yields MSRSIYLGADGKLCIKQVTEARVPQKSQALVSVSYSGVNLCDLNFFHVGLNSYITGFEFAGTVEAAGPESTLHPGDVVVGLSPVSFPQPSSMGTHQDKAIVESDLAFKIPAGLPLTDAAGLVLVTQTAVDALFNVLGHGLPAADVAGAGATDRAILIWGGASSVGVAAIQLAKAAGFGHIFATASPKNHAVLQKLGATRCFDYKSPVVAEDIRAAAEELGVVLATAFDTVGHGLAGPGVDPQRTSPALVRRSLSAGVPEESLKLACTLPVPSDPAFGFCTSYRPAGSVGAMGSPQDPEFPVRSRKVMSYLLSTLERVPRHPNVTVVKGGEAGIKEIERVAHGGASLEKVVIEHPI from the coding sequence ATGTCCCGATCAATCTATCTTGGAGCCGATGGCAAGCTCTGCATCAAGCAAGTCACCGAGGCCCGCGTGCCGCAAAAGTCGCAAGCCCTCGTTTCGGTCAGTTACTCGGGCGTTAACTTGTGTGACCTCAACTTTTTCCACGTCGGCCTGAACTCCTACATCACGGGCTTCGAgttcgccggcaccgtcgaggcAGCGGGCCCGGAGTCGACTCTTCATccgggcgacgtcgtcgtcggcctgtcCCCTGTCtccttcccccagccttcGTCCATGGGCACGCACCAGGAcaaggccatcgtcgagagCGACCTAGCCTTCAAGATCCCCGCTGGCCTGCCCCTCacagacgccgccggcctggtcCTCGTCACCCagaccgccgtcgacgccctcttCAACGTCCTCGGACATGGCCTgccggccgccgacgtggcTGGAGCCGGCGCCACCGACAGAGCCATCCTCATCTGGGGTGGCGCCAGTAGCGTCGGCGTGGCAGCCATccagctcgccaaggccgcggGCTTCGGCCACATCTTCGCAACGGCTTCGCCCAAGAACCACGCCGTTCTCCAGAAGCTGGGGGCCACGCGCTGCTTCGACTACAAGAGCCCGGTCGTGGCTGAGGATATccgcgccgcggcggaggagctcgggGTCGTGTTGGCCACCGCCTTCGACACCGTCGGCCACGGACTTGCGGGCCCCGGCGTCGATCCTCAGCGgacctcgcccgccctcGTGCGTCGCAGCCTGTCAGCGGGCGTCCCTGAAGAGTCACTCAAGCTCGCGTGCACGCTGCCCGTCCCCAGTGATCCAGCGTTCGGCTTCTGCACGTCGTACCGTCCCGCAGGCAGCGTGGGGGCCATGGGGAGCCCCCAGGACCCGGAGTTCCCGGTTCGCTCGCGCAAGGTTATGTCGTACCTCTTGAGCACCCTCGAAAGGGTTCCGCGGCATCCGAATGTTACGGTGGtaaagggaggggaggcgggCATCAAGGAGATCGAGAGGGTGGCTCACGGCGGCGCCTCTCTGGAGAAGGTTGTAATTGAGCATCCCATCTGA